In a genomic window of Polycladomyces abyssicola:
- the folD gene encoding bifunctional methylenetetrahydrofolate dehydrogenase/methenyltetrahydrofolate cyclohydrolase FolD, producing the protein MTKSAILIDGKAVAASIRQELKEQVSRMKEQGVHPGLAVILVGNDPASETYVRGKVRACGEVGIHSELICLPESVSEQELLEHVQRLNVDERIHGILVQLPLPKHISEEKVIDAIVPEKDVDGFHPISVGNLVIGKPGFLPCTPHGIMELLRRYEIPLAGKHAVVIGRSNIVGKPVSLLLQRENATVTMCHSKTVDLPSVARQADILIAAVGKPQLVTREYVKPGAVVIDVGINRTPEGKLVGDVHFDEVREVASYITPVPGGVGPMTIAMLLVNTVQSAQRLLS; encoded by the coding sequence TTGACAAAATCAGCGATCCTCATTGACGGAAAAGCGGTGGCGGCGTCGATTCGCCAAGAGTTGAAGGAACAGGTAAGCCGCATGAAAGAGCAGGGGGTTCATCCCGGATTGGCCGTGATTCTGGTCGGGAATGATCCCGCTTCTGAAACGTATGTGCGCGGCAAAGTGCGGGCCTGTGGAGAAGTGGGCATTCACTCCGAGCTGATCTGTTTGCCGGAATCGGTATCGGAGCAGGAATTGTTGGAACATGTGCAACGGTTGAACGTGGATGAGCGCATTCATGGCATATTGGTGCAGCTGCCGTTGCCGAAGCATATTTCGGAAGAAAAAGTGATCGACGCGATTGTGCCGGAAAAGGATGTAGATGGATTCCACCCGATCAGTGTCGGTAACTTGGTCATCGGCAAGCCGGGGTTTTTGCCCTGCACGCCGCATGGGATTATGGAATTGCTGCGGCGTTACGAGATTCCGCTCGCAGGGAAGCATGCGGTGGTGATCGGCCGCAGTAACATTGTGGGCAAACCGGTTTCATTGCTGTTGCAGCGAGAAAATGCCACGGTGACGATGTGCCATTCCAAAACGGTGGATCTGCCTTCTGTCGCACGCCAGGCTGACATCCTGATCGCCGCTGTGGGTAAACCGCAACTGGTCACGCGGGAGTATGTCAAACCGGGGGCGGTGGTGATCGACGTGGGCATCAACCGTACACCGGAAGGGAAATTGGTTGGAGATGTCCACTTTGATGAGGTGCGTGAAGTCGCCTCGTATATCACCCCGGTTCCGGGCGGCGTAGGTCCGATGACGATCGCGATGCTCTTGGTCAACACGGTGCAATCTGCCCAACGATTGTTGAGTTGA
- the xseB gene encoding exodeoxyribonuclease VII small subunit has protein sequence MAETNEARQSVESLPFEEAMKRLETVVEQLESGEVPLEEAIRLFEEGMRLANHCGKTLDRVEQQVEMLVRENGDWVKKPFGTEEDMD, from the coding sequence ATGGCGGAGACGAATGAAGCGCGTCAGTCTGTTGAATCCCTGCCTTTCGAGGAAGCGATGAAACGGCTGGAAACGGTGGTGGAACAGCTGGAGAGTGGAGAAGTACCGCTGGAAGAAGCGATCCGGCTATTTGAGGAAGGGATGCGACTTGCCAACCATTGCGGCAAGACATTGGATCGAGTGGAACAACAAGTTGAAATGCTGGTGCGTGAAAACGGTGATTGGGTGAAAAAGCCTTTCGGGACGGAGGAGGACATGGACTGA
- the xseA gene encoding exodeoxyribonuclease VII large subunit: MLELLEENERPIFSVSDLVGYLRMHVEEDPVLSQVWVRGEISNFHHHHRGHMYFTLKDEGSKIRAVMFAGNNRRLRFVPKDGDDVLVRGYLSVYERDGQVQLYVQEMQPNGVGELYVAFQQLKDRLEQEGLFDPAHKKPLPFYPRRVGVVTAPGGAVIRDIITTIRRRSPNIHILLHPVPVQGDVAARKIAAAIDHFNECGEVDVIIVGRGGGSLEELWAFNEEVVARSIFRSRIPVVSAVGHETDVTIADFVADVRAATPTAAAELVSPRWEELRDRLATCQQRLVNAMHRRLHFSRDRLERLKKRSGLRQPGSRLIQYEQRLDDLVHDLLRAMASRMRDGRRDLEQQAYRLWVHRPAERVREYRAQLQQWKKNCISHMQQRCRVYRGNWERLVDQLDALSPLRVMRRGYSLVYRYRGEELIRSVRQVEPGDLLDVRVADGRLQCQVWKKEESADGGDE, from the coding sequence ATGCTGGAGTTGCTGGAAGAAAACGAGCGCCCCATTTTTTCGGTGTCCGATCTGGTCGGATATTTGCGGATGCACGTGGAAGAAGATCCTGTGCTTTCCCAAGTGTGGGTCCGGGGCGAGATTTCCAACTTCCATCACCACCACCGGGGCCATATGTATTTTACGTTGAAAGACGAGGGCAGCAAAATCCGGGCGGTTATGTTTGCCGGAAACAACCGCCGCCTTCGTTTTGTGCCGAAGGACGGGGACGACGTACTTGTTCGCGGGTATTTGTCCGTGTACGAACGGGACGGACAAGTACAGCTGTATGTACAGGAGATGCAGCCCAACGGGGTGGGCGAGCTGTACGTGGCATTCCAGCAACTGAAAGACCGCTTGGAACAGGAAGGCCTGTTCGATCCTGCACACAAGAAACCGCTTCCTTTTTACCCGCGACGGGTGGGGGTGGTCACTGCTCCAGGCGGCGCGGTCATCCGGGATATCATCACCACGATCCGGCGTCGCTCCCCCAATATTCACATCTTGCTCCATCCCGTCCCCGTGCAGGGGGATGTAGCGGCCCGGAAGATTGCAGCTGCCATCGACCATTTCAATGAATGCGGAGAAGTTGACGTGATCATTGTTGGCCGAGGAGGCGGGTCGCTGGAGGAGTTGTGGGCATTCAATGAAGAAGTGGTGGCACGGAGCATTTTCCGTTCCCGGATTCCTGTCGTATCCGCAGTGGGGCATGAGACCGATGTGACCATCGCAGATTTTGTCGCCGATGTCCGGGCAGCGACACCCACTGCGGCGGCTGAACTCGTTTCTCCGCGGTGGGAGGAATTGCGCGATCGTCTCGCCACCTGCCAACAACGTCTGGTGAACGCGATGCATCGGCGGCTCCATTTCAGCAGGGACCGATTGGAGAGGCTGAAAAAACGGTCGGGTCTTCGTCAACCGGGCTCCCGTCTGATCCAATACGAACAGCGTCTGGACGATCTGGTTCACGACTTGCTTCGGGCGATGGCATCGCGTATGCGGGACGGACGGCGCGACCTGGAACAGCAGGCATACCGATTGTGGGTTCACCGACCGGCCGAGCGGGTCCGCGAATATCGCGCCCAATTGCAACAATGGAAAAAGAATTGCATCTCCCACATGCAACAACGCTGTCGCGTATACCGGGGCAATTGGGAGCGGTTGGTGGATCAATTGGATGCACTCAGTCCGTTGCGGGTAATGCGGCGCGGATATTCGCTGGTTTATCGTTACCGCGGGGAGGAGCTGATCCGAAGCGTGAGACAAGTGGAGCCGGGCGATTTGCTCGATGTGCGCGTCGCAGACGGTCGATTACAGTGCCAAGTATGGAAAAAGGAGGAGTCGGCTGATGGCGGAGACGAATGA
- a CDS encoding polyprenyl synthetase family protein, whose amino-acid sequence METAEQYLQEKAGMVNDRLAQYVESWNDIPKQLKESVAYSLLAGGKRLRPVLVLATAESLGTEAERALPFACALEMIHTYSLIHDDLPAMDDDDYRRGRLTNHKVYGEAMAILAGDALLTKAFGLMAEGALAIGLPGDTALKLIAEASRRAGAEGMVGGQVDDILHENQSVTLETLQSIHRRKTGDLITFSVRLGGMVAGANEIQLEKLTRFAEGLGLAFQIQDDILDVIGDREKLGKETGSDEARNKATYPSLLGLSASKEHLRKTIEEAKSWIEGETWLNTHTLLGLADFLTTRDR is encoded by the coding sequence GTGGAAACCGCGGAACAATACTTACAGGAAAAGGCCGGCATGGTGAACGATCGGCTGGCTCAATATGTTGAATCGTGGAATGATATTCCAAAGCAGTTGAAAGAATCCGTAGCGTATTCGCTGCTGGCCGGCGGCAAGCGTTTGCGGCCGGTTTTGGTGTTGGCGACGGCGGAATCGCTCGGAACGGAAGCGGAGCGGGCGCTTCCTTTTGCATGTGCGTTGGAGATGATTCATACGTACTCTCTGATTCACGATGATCTTCCGGCGATGGATGATGACGACTATCGGCGGGGGCGGCTGACCAACCACAAGGTATACGGGGAAGCGATGGCGATTTTGGCCGGAGATGCGTTGCTGACCAAAGCTTTCGGTTTGATGGCGGAAGGAGCGCTGGCGATCGGACTGCCGGGTGATACCGCTCTGAAACTGATCGCGGAAGCTTCCCGCCGTGCCGGAGCGGAAGGTATGGTGGGCGGTCAGGTGGATGACATCCTGCACGAGAATCAATCGGTCACTCTGGAAACCCTCCAATCGATTCACCGCCGCAAAACAGGCGACCTGATCACGTTCTCTGTCCGATTGGGCGGCATGGTGGCAGGAGCCAATGAAATACAATTGGAGAAGCTGACTCGTTTTGCCGAGGGATTGGGATTGGCGTTTCAGATTCAAGACGACATTCTGGATGTCATTGGTGACCGCGAGAAATTGGGGAAAGAGACCGGCAGCGACGAAGCGAGAAACAAAGCGACGTATCCTTCCTTGCTGGGTTTGTCCGCTTCGAAGGAACACCTTCGGAAAACGATTGAGGAAGCAAAAAGCTGGATTGAGGGAGAAACGTGGTTGAATACCCATACACTGCTGGGATTGGCTGATTTTTTGACGACACGCGACCGTTGA